The Streptococcus oralis DNA window CACAAGAAATAAGTGATAAAGCTTTCTCAAGAACATTCAGAGGCTACAATCAGGAAGAAGTTGACCTCTTTCTAGATAAGATTTACTTTGAATTAGAGGAGATGATTCGATACAAAGATGAAACTGAACTCTATATCAAAAAACTAGAAGAACGTCTTTCCTATTATACGAATGATATTCCTAAGAGAACAGTAACAAGCGAGCAAGAACCAGAAGCAATTAATGATTCTATTTTTTATTAAGTAAGTGAGGAAAAGTATGCCAATTACATCGTTAGAAATTAAAGATAAAACCTTTGGTACAAGATTTAGAGGTTTTGATCCAGAAGAAGTAGATGAATTTCTGGATATCGTTGTTCGTGACTATGAAGACTTGGTTCGTAGTAATCACGATAAAGAGACACACATCAAGAGTTTGGAAGAACGTTTGTCTTACTTTGATGAGATGAAGGATTCCTTGAGTCAGTCAGTTTTGATTGCTCAAGATACTGCGGAGCGTGTTAAACAGGCTGCTCAAGAACGTTCAAACAATATTATTCAA harbors:
- a CDS encoding DivIVA domain-containing protein, coding for MSITPQEISDKAFSRTFRGYNQEEVDLFLDKIYFELEEMIRYKDETELYIKKLEERLSYYTNDIPKRTVTSEQEPEAINDSIFY